One Streptomyces sp. NBC_00102 DNA segment encodes these proteins:
- a CDS encoding nucleoside triphosphate hydrolase — MDTYDLAPLVARARALIVPGRRRILGIAGPPGAGKSTLAAALVEALGGAAVLVPMDGFHLAGAELERLGRAARKGAPDTFDAAGYAALLRRLRGTGGGSGTATGSGTGVESGTGTGSSTGTEGGGTGTAGETVYAPAFDRALEEPIAGSVAVEPGTPLVVTEGNYLLHDQGPWAPVRGLLDEVWYLELDPDVRVRRLVDRHVRFGRPRPDAERWVAGSDEANARLVGAGRDRADLIVRQRPR; from the coding sequence ATGGACACGTACGACCTCGCCCCGCTCGTCGCCCGCGCCCGGGCGCTCATCGTCCCCGGTCGCCGACGGATTCTGGGCATCGCCGGGCCGCCCGGCGCCGGAAAGTCGACCCTCGCCGCCGCCCTGGTGGAGGCGCTGGGCGGTGCCGCGGTACTCGTCCCCATGGACGGCTTCCACCTCGCCGGCGCCGAACTCGAACGCCTCGGGCGAGCCGCACGCAAGGGCGCGCCGGACACCTTCGACGCCGCCGGGTACGCCGCGCTGCTGCGGCGACTGCGCGGGACGGGTGGGGGGAGCGGCACGGCTACGGGAAGCGGCACGGGCGTGGAAAGCGGCACGGGTACGGGAAGCAGCACGGGTACGGAAGGCGGCGGCACGGGTACGGCGGGCGAGACGGTCTATGCCCCCGCCTTCGACCGCGCCCTGGAGGAGCCGATCGCCGGTTCCGTCGCGGTGGAACCGGGCACCCCGCTCGTCGTCACCGAGGGGAACTACCTCCTCCACGACCAGGGCCCCTGGGCTCCGGTGCGCGGGCTGCTCGACGAGGTCTGGTACCTGGAGCTCGACCCGGACGTACGCGTGCGCAGACTGGTGGACCGGCACGTCCGGTTCGGCAGGCCGAGGCCGGACGCCGAGCGGTGGGTGGCGGGCTCGGACGAGGCGAACGCCCGGCTGGTCGGAGCCGGACGCGACCGCGCCGACCTGATCGTCCGGCAGCGCCCACGCTGA
- a CDS encoding GNAT family N-acetyltransferase: MKPGYRIRTPLRSELPAILDTVNAAGRAGDATAAAQTVDEYLRVWSRLDTERDAWVVTGPGGEIAGYGHVTAEPDEGRAHGDAYTHPGHEGAGIGTRLLELTETRAAELASGAGRPLRLVNYVYLGGVSERLLRARGYRLARIHQRMAIALDGPPPAPVWPDGVTLRSCTGTAEDLRAVHACVEDAFGDLWGAGPRPYDVWADDLLYDGFDPSLWLLAERAGRIAGAALCRFRDVRGEAAGEVGQLAVGRQDRRLGIGHALLLSSFALFAGRGASSVGLDVDSESLTGAHLLYARAGMAVTVSIGRFEREVSCGTAAGVHAGS; the protein is encoded by the coding sequence ATGAAGCCGGGATACCGGATACGCACCCCCCTCCGATCCGAACTCCCGGCGATTCTCGACACCGTGAACGCCGCCGGCCGGGCCGGGGACGCCACGGCGGCGGCCCAGACCGTCGACGAGTACCTGCGCGTCTGGTCGCGTCTCGACACGGAACGGGACGCGTGGGTGGTGACCGGTCCCGGCGGGGAGATCGCGGGCTACGGACATGTGACCGCCGAGCCGGACGAGGGCCGCGCCCATGGCGACGCGTACACGCATCCGGGCCACGAGGGCGCGGGCATCGGCACCCGGCTGCTGGAACTGACGGAGACCCGGGCCGCCGAGCTGGCGTCCGGGGCGGGGCGTCCCCTCCGTCTGGTCAACTACGTCTATCTCGGCGGTGTTTCGGAACGGCTGCTGCGGGCCCGGGGGTACCGCCTGGCGCGGATCCATCAACGGATGGCGATCGCGCTGGACGGGCCGCCCCCCGCACCGGTGTGGCCCGACGGGGTCACCCTGCGGTCGTGCACCGGGACCGCCGAGGACCTGCGGGCGGTGCACGCCTGTGTCGAGGACGCGTTCGGCGACCTGTGGGGCGCCGGGCCCCGCCCGTACGACGTCTGGGCCGACGACCTGCTGTACGACGGCTTCGACCCGTCGCTCTGGCTGCTCGCGGAACGCGCCGGCCGGATCGCGGGCGCGGCACTGTGCCGGTTCCGCGACGTCCGGGGCGAAGCCGCGGGCGAAGTCGGCCAGTTGGCGGTGGGACGACAGGACCGCCGGCTCGGGATCGGGCACGCCCTGCTGCTCAGTTCCTTCGCACTCTTCGCCGGGCGCGGTGCGTCCTCGGTCGGCCTGGACGTCGACAGCGAGAGCCTGACGGGCGCTCACCTTCTTTACGCGCGGGCGGGAATGGCGGTCACGGTGTCCATCGGCCGCTTCGAACGCGAGGTGTCCTGCGGGACGGCCGCCGGAGTCCACGCAGGAAGCTGA
- a CDS encoding TetR/AcrR family transcriptional regulator — MSPSRPLRADARRNREALLSAARQAFLSGDTDAHVEEIARSAGVAVGTLYRHFETREALIEEVYRKEVDDLCAEPAKLLDQHAPDEALRRFLLLLVDHAAVGKGMSFALESIMATDSPVFGDARVRMENALSRLLEAGAAAGTVRADVTGPTLLRALGGICHLRPAEGWLAEARQITSLLFDGLRYGAAPVG, encoded by the coding sequence TTGTCGCCATCACGCCCGCTGCGCGCCGACGCGCGGCGTAACCGCGAGGCGCTGCTGTCCGCCGCCCGCCAGGCATTCCTGAGCGGCGACACCGACGCGCACGTGGAGGAGATCGCCCGCTCCGCCGGCGTCGCCGTCGGAACGCTCTACCGCCACTTCGAGACGCGCGAGGCACTGATCGAGGAGGTGTACCGCAAGGAAGTCGACGATCTGTGCGCCGAGCCCGCAAAGCTGCTGGACCAGCACGCCCCCGACGAGGCGCTGCGACGCTTCCTGCTGCTGCTCGTGGATCACGCGGCGGTGGGCAAAGGAATGTCCTTCGCCCTGGAGAGCATCATGGCCACGGACTCACCGGTCTTCGGTGACGCGCGCGTCCGCATGGAGAACGCGCTCTCCCGGCTGCTCGAAGCCGGCGCCGCGGCCGGTACCGTCCGTGCCGACGTCACCGGCCCCACCCTGCTGCGAGCCCTGGGCGGCATCTGCCACCTGCGGCCGGCGGAAGGCTGGCTGGCGGAGGCCCGGCAGATCACCTCTCTGCTCTTCGACGGCTTGCGGTACGGCGCCGCACCCGTGGGTTGA
- the treZ gene encoding malto-oligosyltrehalose trehalohydrolase: MRFEVWAPGAESVGLQLSGRTLVMGRDESRAGWWTAEAEAADGDRYGFSVDGGPLLPDPRSRRQPDGPDGPSAVVGRDAYVWRNDWRGRGLPGGVLYELHVGTYTAEGTFDAAALRLGHLAELGVTHVSLMPVCPFPGTHGWGYEGVSLWAVHEPYGGPAGLKRFVDTAHGLGLAVLLDVVHNHLGPSGNYLPAFGPYFTETHHTPWGAAVNLDAPGSDEVRAYLLGSALAWLRDYRLDGLRLDAVHALADTRALTYLEELAAGVDALSAEVGRPLTLIAESDLCDPRTTTPRAAGGLGLHAQWNDDFHHALHTALTGEAQGYYADFAAAPLTALAKTVTRAFFHDGTYSSFRGRSHGRRVDVTRTPAHRFVGYAQTHDQIGNRALGDRLAASLSPGLQACAAALVLTGPFTPMLFMGEEWGARTPWQFFTDHTDPELAEAVRNGRRREFGAHGWAEEDIPDPQDPATRERSCLDWSEPERAPHDRLHAWYRELIALRRAVPDLRDPDLASVKVAFDEEARWLALRRGDVRVVVNLAGRPAAVPLGGGRNRAATGRVLAAWEPVEAPDADGLLHLPAESCVVLADG; encoded by the coding sequence ATGCGGTTCGAGGTGTGGGCCCCCGGGGCGGAGTCGGTCGGACTCCAGCTGTCCGGCCGGACGCTAGTGATGGGACGCGACGAGTCCCGCGCGGGCTGGTGGACGGCCGAGGCGGAGGCGGCGGACGGTGACCGGTACGGCTTCTCGGTGGACGGGGGGCCGCTCCTCCCCGACCCGCGCTCCCGGCGTCAGCCGGACGGCCCGGACGGGCCGAGCGCGGTGGTCGGCCGGGACGCGTACGTCTGGCGGAACGACTGGCGGGGGCGCGGGCTGCCGGGCGGTGTGCTGTACGAGCTCCACGTCGGTACGTACACCGCCGAGGGCACCTTCGACGCGGCGGCGCTGCGGCTCGGCCATCTGGCGGAACTGGGCGTCACGCACGTGTCGCTGATGCCGGTCTGCCCCTTCCCCGGTACCCACGGCTGGGGGTACGAGGGCGTGTCGCTCTGGGCCGTCCACGAGCCGTACGGCGGCCCGGCGGGGCTCAAACGGTTCGTGGACACCGCGCACGGGCTGGGTCTCGCGGTACTCCTGGACGTCGTCCACAACCACCTGGGCCCGTCCGGCAATTACCTCCCCGCCTTCGGCCCCTACTTCACCGAGACGCACCACACCCCGTGGGGCGCGGCAGTCAATCTGGACGCGCCCGGCTCCGACGAGGTGCGGGCGTACCTGCTGGGCAGTGCGCTGGCCTGGCTGCGCGACTACCGTCTCGACGGGCTGCGGCTGGACGCGGTGCACGCGCTCGCCGACACCCGGGCGCTGACCTACCTGGAGGAGCTGGCCGCCGGGGTGGACGCGCTGTCGGCGGAGGTGGGCAGGCCGCTGACGCTGATCGCCGAGTCCGACCTCTGCGACCCCCGTACGACGACCCCGCGCGCGGCGGGCGGGCTGGGGCTGCACGCCCAGTGGAACGACGACTTCCACCACGCCCTGCACACCGCGCTGACGGGCGAGGCGCAGGGCTACTACGCCGATTTCGCCGCCGCCCCGCTGACCGCGCTGGCGAAGACGGTGACCCGCGCCTTCTTCCACGACGGCACGTACTCCAGCTTCCGGGGGCGGTCGCACGGCCGCCGGGTCGACGTCACCCGCACCCCCGCCCACCGCTTCGTCGGGTACGCCCAGACCCACGACCAGATCGGGAACCGCGCCCTCGGCGACCGGCTCGCCGCCTCCCTCTCCCCCGGCCTCCAGGCGTGCGCGGCGGCACTGGTGCTGACCGGCCCGTTCACCCCGATGCTCTTCATGGGCGAGGAGTGGGGGGCGCGGACCCCGTGGCAGTTCTTCACCGACCACACCGATCCTGAGCTGGCCGAGGCGGTACGCAACGGCAGGCGACGGGAGTTCGGGGCGCACGGCTGGGCCGAGGAGGACATCCCGGACCCGCAGGACCCGGCGACCCGCGAGCGCTCGTGCCTGGACTGGAGCGAACCGGAGCGCGCACCGCACGACCGGCTGCACGCCTGGTACCGGGAGCTGATCGCGCTCCGCCGGGCCGTGCCGGACCTGCGCGACCCGGACCTCGCCTCGGTGAAGGTCGCGTTCGACGAGGAGGCCCGGTGGCTGGCGCTGCGCCGGGGCGACGTACGGGTCGTGGTCAACCTCGCCGGCCGGCCCGCCGCCGTACCGCTGGGCGGCGGGCGGAACCGGGCCGCGACCGGACGGGTGCTGGCGGCCTGGGAGCCGGTGGAGGCCCCGGACGCGGACGGACTGCTGCACCTGCCCGCCGAGTCGTGCGTGGTGCTGGCCGACGGGTGA
- a CDS encoding M24 family metallopeptidase has protein sequence MTIPNPPEPFTADVYRARMARAADSAAAAGLAGVLVAPGPDLVHLTGYQPVSTERLTLLVLTPGQEPVLVVPTLEAPDAEAAIGAPALSLRDWTDARNPYEVAAPLLDAAGRYGISDNAWAMHLLGLQQLLPGTSYASLTQVLPMLRAVKDAAELERLAAAGAAADATYEEILKVPFAGRQETEVSADLAELLIGFGHSQVDFAIVGSGPNGANPHHEAGDRVIQHGDMVVLDFGGLRYGYGSDTSRTVHVGEPTAEEQRVHDVVREAQAAGCAAVRPGAACQDVDRAARAVITEFGYGDRFIHRTGHGIGVTTHEPPYMIEGEEQPLVPGMCFSVEPGIYLPGRFGVRIEDIVTVTEDGGRRLNSTARELAIVG, from the coding sequence ATGACCATCCCGAACCCGCCCGAGCCCTTCACCGCCGACGTCTACCGGGCCCGGATGGCCCGCGCGGCCGACTCCGCCGCCGCGGCGGGGCTGGCCGGCGTCCTGGTGGCGCCGGGCCCCGACCTCGTCCACCTGACCGGCTACCAGCCCGTCAGTACCGAGCGCCTCACCCTTCTCGTGCTGACGCCCGGTCAGGAGCCGGTGCTGGTCGTACCGACCCTGGAGGCGCCCGACGCCGAGGCGGCGATCGGCGCCCCCGCCCTCTCGCTGCGCGACTGGACCGACGCCCGGAACCCGTACGAGGTGGCCGCCCCGCTCCTCGACGCGGCCGGCCGGTACGGGATCAGCGACAACGCCTGGGCCATGCATCTGCTCGGGCTCCAGCAGCTCCTGCCCGGAACCTCCTACGCCTCGCTCACCCAGGTGCTGCCGATGCTGCGGGCCGTCAAGGACGCGGCGGAACTGGAGCGGCTGGCGGCGGCGGGCGCCGCGGCGGACGCCACGTACGAGGAGATCCTGAAGGTCCCCTTCGCCGGTCGCCAGGAGACCGAGGTCTCGGCGGACCTGGCGGAGCTGCTCATCGGATTCGGCCACTCCCAGGTGGACTTCGCCATCGTCGGCTCCGGGCCCAACGGCGCGAACCCGCACCACGAGGCCGGGGACCGGGTCATCCAGCACGGCGACATGGTGGTCCTCGACTTCGGCGGCCTGCGGTACGGCTACGGCTCCGACACCTCCCGTACGGTCCACGTCGGCGAGCCCACCGCCGAGGAGCAGCGGGTCCACGACGTGGTGCGCGAGGCCCAGGCGGCGGGGTGCGCGGCCGTACGGCCCGGAGCCGCCTGCCAGGACGTCGACCGGGCGGCGCGCGCGGTCATCACCGAGTTCGGCTACGGCGACCGGTTCATCCACCGCACCGGCCACGGCATCGGGGTCACCACCCACGAACCGCCCTACATGATCGAGGGCGAGGAACAGCCGCTGGTCCCGGGGATGTGCTTCTCGGTGGAGCCGGGGATCTACCTCCCGGGGCGGTTCGGGGTGCGGATCGAGGACATCGTGACCGTCACCGAGGACGGCGGGCGGCGCCTCAACTCCACTGCCCGCGAGCTCGCGATCGTCGGCTGA
- a CDS encoding DUF2267 domain-containing protein, with translation MQNTTESTQCAPAMTYTLMLEKIRYDGAYPTRERAEEAVRLVLAGLGGQLTGTERQGLAARLPEEAAGVFLAGRPEAPLTGRDFVTSLALLTGASTATTRWDTGSVLTTVAQLAGPDLLARVLQALPQGYALLFGRAELARAA, from the coding sequence ATGCAGAACACGACTGAATCCACCCAGTGCGCCCCGGCCATGACCTACACCCTGATGCTCGAGAAGATCCGCTACGACGGCGCCTACCCGACCCGGGAACGGGCCGAGGAAGCGGTACGCCTCGTACTGGCCGGTCTCGGCGGGCAGTTGACCGGGACCGAGCGCCAGGGCCTGGCGGCCCGGCTGCCGGAGGAAGCCGCCGGCGTCTTCCTCGCCGGCAGACCCGAGGCTCCGCTCACCGGGCGTGACTTCGTCACCTCGCTCGCCCTGCTGACCGGCGCGAGCACCGCCACCACCCGCTGGGACACGGGCTCCGTGCTGACCACGGTGGCCCAGCTGGCCGGCCCCGATCTCCTGGCCCGGGTGCTCCAGGCACTCCCCCAGGGGTACGCCCTCCTCTTCGGCCGCGCCGAGCTCGCCCGCGCCGCCTGA
- a CDS encoding VOC family protein, whose amino-acid sequence MPHIALTTLVVNDYDEAIAFYRDAVGFELAEDTDRGDGSRWVVVRPRGAGAAGTGLLLARAKDGEQRAAVGAQTGGRVGFFLHTDDFAGDHARMKAAGVRFLEEPRHETYGSVAVFEDLYGNRWDLLQPA is encoded by the coding sequence ATGCCTCACATCGCCCTGACCACCCTGGTCGTCAACGACTACGACGAGGCCATCGCCTTCTACCGGGACGCCGTCGGATTCGAGCTGGCCGAGGACACCGACCGGGGCGACGGGTCCCGGTGGGTCGTCGTCCGTCCGCGCGGCGCCGGTGCGGCGGGCACCGGCCTGCTGCTGGCGCGCGCGAAGGACGGGGAGCAGCGGGCGGCGGTCGGGGCGCAGACGGGCGGCCGGGTCGGGTTCTTCCTGCACACCGACGACTTCGCCGGCGACCACGCGCGGATGAAGGCGGCCGGGGTGCGGTTCCTGGAGGAGCCGAGGCACGAGACGTACGGCTCGGTCGCGGTCTTCGAGGACCTGTACGGCAATCGCTGGGACCTCCTCCAGCCCGCGTGA
- a CDS encoding GH1 family beta-glucosidase: protein MTVPKFPPGFLWGASASAFQTEGAVDEDGKGLSGWDAFAAVPGRIKDGTDTTRGTGFLEHWREDVGLLAGLGADAFRFSISWPRVVPGGSGAVNPAGLDFYDRLVDELCARGITPAPTLYHWDTPLPLDEEGGWLNRDTAYRFAEYAGIVAERLADRVPMWITINEPAEVTLLGYALGQHAPGRALLFDALPAAHHQLLAHGLAVRALRAAGASNIGIAVSHSPVWTAGDSDEDRDAAGLYDTLTNWLFADPLLAGRYPDEGFAALMPGPVADDLKTISTPLDWYGVNYYNPTLVGAPRRPETLESFAGFEIPAELPFGIREIEGYEKTDFGWPVVPDGLRETLVGLRDRYGDRLPPLYITENGCAVDDAVNDTRRIAFLEAHLGALHRAIGEGVDVRGYFTWSLTDNVEWTEGASKRFGLVHIDYETLRRTPKESYAWYRDTIRAQRVPAGAESVPPGDEEPGAVAVESRTEIIGQQAAGVAEPAGAETPVRPV from the coding sequence ATGACCGTGCCGAAGTTCCCACCGGGCTTCCTCTGGGGAGCCTCCGCCTCCGCGTTCCAGACCGAGGGGGCCGTCGACGAAGACGGGAAGGGCCTCTCCGGCTGGGACGCCTTCGCCGCCGTGCCCGGCCGCATCAAGGACGGTACGGACACCACCCGGGGAACCGGGTTCCTCGAACACTGGCGCGAGGACGTCGGGCTGCTCGCCGGACTCGGCGCCGACGCGTTCCGCTTCTCCATCAGCTGGCCCCGCGTGGTACCCGGCGGCAGCGGCGCGGTCAACCCGGCCGGACTCGACTTCTACGACCGGCTCGTCGACGAACTCTGCGCCCGGGGCATCACCCCCGCGCCCACGCTCTACCACTGGGACACCCCGCTGCCGCTCGACGAGGAGGGCGGCTGGCTCAACCGCGACACCGCCTACCGCTTCGCCGAGTACGCGGGCATCGTCGCCGAACGCCTCGCCGACCGCGTCCCCATGTGGATCACCATCAACGAGCCCGCCGAAGTGACCCTGTTGGGCTACGCCCTCGGGCAGCACGCGCCCGGCCGTGCCCTCCTCTTCGACGCCCTGCCCGCCGCGCACCACCAGCTCCTCGCCCACGGACTCGCCGTCCGGGCGCTGCGCGCCGCCGGGGCCTCCAACATCGGGATCGCCGTCTCGCACAGCCCCGTCTGGACGGCCGGAGACTCCGACGAGGACCGGGACGCGGCCGGGCTCTACGACACCCTCACCAACTGGCTCTTCGCCGACCCGCTGCTCGCCGGCCGCTACCCCGACGAGGGATTCGCCGCGCTGATGCCCGGCCCGGTCGCCGACGACCTGAAGACCATCTCCACCCCGTTGGACTGGTACGGCGTCAACTACTACAACCCCACCCTCGTCGGCGCCCCCCGCCGGCCCGAAACACTCGAATCCTTCGCCGGGTTCGAGATCCCCGCCGAACTCCCTTTCGGCATCAGGGAGATCGAGGGATACGAGAAGACGGACTTCGGCTGGCCCGTCGTCCCGGACGGGCTGCGCGAGACCCTCGTCGGGCTCCGCGACCGCTACGGCGACCGGCTGCCGCCGCTCTACATCACCGAGAACGGCTGCGCGGTGGACGACGCGGTCAACGACACCCGCCGTATCGCCTTCCTGGAAGCCCACTTGGGAGCCCTGCACCGGGCGATCGGTGAAGGCGTCGACGTGCGCGGCTACTTCACCTGGTCGCTGACCGACAACGTGGAGTGGACCGAGGGTGCCAGCAAGCGCTTCGGGCTCGTCCACATCGACTACGAGACCCTGCGTCGGACCCCCAAGGAGTCCTACGCCTGGTACCGCGACACCATCCGGGCCCAGCGCGTACCGGCCGGGGCCGAGTCCGTACCTCCGGGCGACGAGGAGCCGGGGGCGGTGGCGGTGGAGTCCAGGACCGAGATCATCGGACAGCAGGCCGCCGGGGTGGCGGAACCGGCCGGTGCCGAAACCCCCGTCCGGCCCGTCTGA
- a CDS encoding GTPase-associated protein 1-related protein — MSLAQLHYTSAAPGDEGTVGRFTAVGPGIPTALLPEIEPLLGYEPPRDVPFLPTDTELRSMPQVFSYTHLSDGSRLLSRAVPLAPPGAGSGTLRFHTHAVLLPAGARLPGDRLPITAWRSPRWVSVTPSGAIPDPLTSPHAGPGLEREALGDFAVSRGPWLAAVFADLRRVRLESASGAAARVALVERQSEDVARWIGLASSVLPPDHAERLTFTTYSRRPSLAPQQVVGVLPEDAHLLDAAEIRMHLCGGPHGRPSPPSGDAWAETAARVWRSRAPELFDQARALHGEPFAAGPLAVTALCAGIALGPDERSTAADWAAERPYTLDEDRTRKLVDALTASTIDDRSNGEFDAVGRLFSALDGRAPVTTTAPLAAMLVTEAVRGGNGSLELPDRSAFTGPEGKAIAETLAPEILDELGGSGAALDIARTVQLLRVARLLDIDCTELLPSLVDRVAPALPAAPGFAWGPALLELLDEQFDVRTALLVALDRIAPDDPAAMERLLGRVPLPFTGTQSLPHLRMCAESRAIRASCGEDRAAALSRVLRTAGISPFAEPLVLRSAVGLVWSDREPTAGEARMLLEATTSDAHRSAGTWSHLVGAALGAAPHDADAADLAHDLLRGFPHQILGRERGALLLLDFARAMRPTGADTETDGTKAPDGAAPGEGWAERVLALRPAAEPVEPDVLEHALGALARRLLAPERPEAELYAFVHTDDPDLLAAYGRAAREEPVLARLRSDPAFAADCYLNWSAHPHAGAHWARTSTALLDEVLRPAVRELSSAGVLAVEEAVGRAGSSGRTDAFRAWNRRPAGTLGRFGRRLAGKVRRP, encoded by the coding sequence ATGAGCCTCGCGCAGTTGCACTACACCTCGGCAGCTCCGGGGGACGAGGGGACGGTGGGACGGTTCACCGCCGTCGGCCCCGGGATACCCACGGCACTGCTCCCGGAGATCGAACCCCTGCTGGGGTACGAGCCTCCGAGGGACGTGCCGTTCCTCCCCACGGACACCGAACTCCGTTCCATGCCTCAGGTGTTCAGCTACACCCACCTCTCGGACGGCAGCAGGCTGCTGTCCCGGGCGGTGCCACTGGCTCCGCCGGGTGCCGGGTCGGGCACTCTGCGCTTCCACACCCACGCCGTCCTGCTGCCGGCCGGGGCGCGCCTGCCGGGCGACCGGTTGCCCATCACCGCGTGGCGCTCGCCCCGCTGGGTGTCCGTCACCCCCAGCGGCGCGATACCCGACCCGCTCACCTCGCCCCACGCCGGTCCTGGCCTGGAGCGGGAGGCGCTCGGCGACTTCGCGGTCTCCCGGGGTCCGTGGCTCGCCGCCGTCTTCGCCGACCTGCGCCGGGTGCGGCTGGAGAGCGCCTCGGGCGCAGCGGCCCGGGTGGCGCTCGTGGAGCGGCAGAGCGAGGACGTGGCCCGCTGGATCGGGCTGGCCTCCTCGGTGCTGCCGCCGGACCACGCGGAGCGGCTGACGTTCACCACGTACTCCCGGCGGCCCTCGCTCGCCCCGCAGCAGGTCGTCGGGGTGCTCCCCGAGGACGCCCACCTCCTCGACGCCGCCGAGATCCGGATGCACCTGTGCGGCGGCCCGCACGGCCGGCCCTCCCCGCCGTCGGGTGATGCCTGGGCCGAGACCGCCGCCCGTGTCTGGCGCTCCCGGGCGCCAGAACTCTTCGACCAGGCACGCGCGTTGCACGGCGAGCCGTTCGCCGCCGGCCCGCTGGCCGTCACCGCGCTCTGCGCCGGCATCGCGCTCGGGCCCGACGAGCGTTCCACGGCGGCCGATTGGGCGGCCGAGCGGCCGTACACGCTGGACGAGGACCGGACCCGGAAGCTGGTGGACGCTCTGACCGCGTCCACGATCGACGACCGCAGCAATGGTGAATTCGACGCGGTGGGAAGGTTGTTCAGCGCGCTGGACGGAAGGGCGCCGGTCACCACGACCGCCCCGCTCGCCGCCATGCTGGTGACGGAGGCGGTACGCGGAGGCAACGGCTCCCTCGAACTCCCCGACCGAAGCGCCTTCACGGGCCCGGAGGGCAAGGCCATCGCCGAGACGCTCGCTCCGGAGATCCTGGACGAACTGGGCGGCTCCGGCGCGGCTCTCGACATCGCCCGTACCGTGCAACTCCTGCGGGTGGCACGGCTTCTGGACATCGACTGCACCGAGCTGTTGCCCTCCCTCGTGGACCGCGTGGCCCCCGCCCTGCCGGCCGCCCCCGGCTTCGCCTGGGGCCCGGCCCTGCTGGAGCTGCTGGACGAGCAGTTCGACGTAAGGACCGCCCTGCTGGTGGCGCTGGACCGGATCGCGCCGGACGATCCCGCCGCCATGGAGAGGCTGTTGGGCCGGGTGCCGCTTCCGTTCACCGGGACGCAGTCACTGCCCCATCTGCGCATGTGCGCCGAGTCGCGCGCGATCAGGGCGAGTTGCGGTGAGGACCGGGCCGCCGCACTGAGCCGGGTGCTGCGGACCGCCGGAATCTCGCCGTTCGCCGAGCCGCTGGTGCTGCGCTCGGCGGTGGGGCTCGTCTGGTCGGACCGGGAACCGACCGCCGGGGAGGCCCGGATGCTGCTGGAGGCCACCACCTCGGACGCGCACCGCAGCGCGGGCACCTGGTCGCACCTGGTCGGCGCGGCGCTCGGGGCGGCTCCCCACGACGCGGACGCCGCGGACCTGGCGCACGATCTGCTGCGCGGTTTCCCGCACCAGATCCTCGGCCGGGAGCGCGGCGCGCTGCTGCTGCTCGACTTCGCCCGCGCGATGCGCCCGACGGGCGCCGATACGGAGACCGACGGTACGAAGGCGCCGGACGGTGCGGCACCCGGGGAGGGCTGGGCGGAGCGGGTGCTCGCCCTGCGCCCGGCCGCCGAGCCGGTCGAACCGGACGTCCTGGAGCACGCGTTGGGGGCGCTCGCCCGCCGACTGCTGGCGCCCGAGCGGCCCGAAGCGGAGCTGTACGCCTTCGTGCACACCGACGACCCGGATCTGCTCGCCGCCTACGGCCGGGCCGCGCGGGAGGAGCCCGTACTCGCCCGGCTGCGGTCCGATCCCGCGTTCGCCGCCGACTGCTACCTGAACTGGAGCGCGCACCCGCACGCGGGCGCCCACTGGGCGCGCACCAGCACCGCGCTGCTGGACGAGGTGCTGCGCCCGGCCGTGCGGGAGCTCTCCTCCGCCGGGGTCCTGGCGGTGGAAGAGGCCGTCGGGCGGGCCGGCAGCAGCGGCCGGACGGACGCCTTCCGCGCGTGGAACCGGCGCCCGGCGGGCACGCTCGGCAGGTTCGGCCGCCGGCTGGCGGGCAAGGTACGCCGCCCCTGA